One segment of Candidatus Zixiibacteriota bacterium DNA contains the following:
- the casA gene encoding type I-E CRISPR-associated protein Cse1/CasA, whose amino-acid sequence MELSFNLIEQPWIPCIKLDGSRVRLGIGQTLKEAHTLREVHAQSPLVTVAILRLLLAILHRVYGPPSTDEWCNLSRDSQWDPKKLDDYFSEFDDRFDLFHDKYPFYQVTSMPKDARRRSIVCLVPERASGSNDTLFEHSTDDDEPAFAPSQAACYLLAEHCLGLQNNAQSASCAQRLGYLVDGVQVLIRGDSLRNTCWLNMVVYDGKLQPFPTNGADLPAWERNAQAFQFLKNPPEGDPAGYLDYLTFNHRYIKLHPELLDGELCVRIVQIAQGPKISAGWHCDQFKVYGESQDKKTPIRPMKLRRDRALWRDSDAFIGLRGSGHQSENVRRLASEEAFQVISKGTRLNLDIFGVANFQSAIYLWRHERLPLPLPLLRDDECRTLLGVALRHSENTGFALKQTVNRLNRHLLLRQGAAGKVNPPIDPNRAVGAFWSELDVPFYGFLSTIVGNPTASLETWAVTTRNAAFDAFSGAVAKLRFTANALQAIAVCEQQLRSQLYESQKEISA is encoded by the coding sequence GTGGAACTTAGTTTCAACCTCATTGAGCAGCCTTGGATTCCGTGCATTAAGCTCGACGGTTCACGTGTCCGGCTCGGAATCGGCCAGACCTTGAAAGAAGCACATACACTCAGGGAAGTCCATGCGCAGTCGCCGCTTGTCACTGTTGCCATTCTGCGGCTTCTCCTCGCGATTCTTCATCGGGTCTATGGCCCGCCCAGTACAGATGAGTGGTGTAATCTCTCTCGGGATAGTCAATGGGACCCGAAGAAATTGGACGACTACTTCTCCGAATTTGATGATCGCTTTGACTTGTTCCATGACAAGTATCCATTCTATCAGGTCACAAGCATGCCGAAAGACGCCCGGAGACGGTCAATTGTCTGCCTTGTCCCAGAGAGGGCATCGGGCAGCAATGATACGCTCTTTGAGCATTCGACCGACGACGATGAGCCGGCATTTGCGCCATCCCAGGCCGCTTGCTACCTCCTTGCCGAGCACTGTCTCGGGCTACAAAACAACGCACAGAGCGCATCCTGTGCTCAGAGGCTTGGATACCTCGTTGATGGTGTGCAAGTCCTCATCAGGGGCGACAGTCTGCGGAATACATGTTGGCTCAACATGGTAGTTTATGACGGAAAGCTCCAACCCTTTCCAACCAACGGGGCCGATCTTCCCGCGTGGGAACGGAATGCGCAGGCTTTCCAGTTTCTGAAGAACCCCCCGGAGGGAGACCCTGCGGGCTATCTTGACTACCTGACGTTCAATCACAGGTATATCAAGCTGCATCCAGAGTTGCTCGACGGAGAATTGTGTGTTCGTATCGTCCAGATTGCCCAAGGGCCGAAGATCTCAGCCGGATGGCATTGTGATCAATTCAAAGTCTACGGGGAGTCTCAAGACAAGAAGACTCCAATTCGCCCGATGAAACTCAGGAGAGATCGGGCTCTCTGGCGCGACAGCGACGCCTTCATTGGACTACGTGGGAGTGGGCATCAATCCGAAAACGTTCGCAGGTTGGCCTCTGAGGAGGCCTTCCAGGTCATCAGCAAAGGGACACGACTTAACCTTGACATTTTTGGTGTCGCCAACTTTCAGTCCGCTATCTATCTGTGGCGACACGAAAGACTCCCGCTCCCGTTACCGCTGCTGCGGGACGACGAATGTCGGACCTTGTTGGGCGTGGCGCTTCGACACTCCGAGAACACCGGTTTCGCCCTTAAACAAACAGTCAATCGCCTTAATCGCCACCTGCTGCTGAGACAGGGAGCCGCCGGCAAAGTCAACCCCCCAATTGACCCGAATCGCGCTGTCGGTGCCTTCTGGAGTGAACTCGACGTTCCATTCTACGGCTTTCTTAGCACCATCGTCGGCAACCCGACAGCATCGTTGGAAACGTGGGCCGTGACCACGCGAAATGCCGCATTCGATGCGTTTTCGGGCGCCGTTGCTAAACTGCGTTTCACTGCCAACGCTCTTCAGGCCATCGCAGTCTGTGAGCAACAACTACGATCACAATTGTACGAATCACAGAAGGAGATATCCGCATGA